In Amphiprion ocellaris isolate individual 3 ecotype Okinawa chromosome 2, ASM2253959v1, whole genome shotgun sequence, the genomic stretch gaatctgttatttttcttagcgcattatttttttctgtaattaatcacaatgaatgcgttaaagtcccagccctagatTTGAATCATTATAGAAACCAGTCTGTTGCTACTGATGAGCACATCTAGATGGATATTTTCATGTAACAGACCATCAGGTGCCTTTACTGTACTTGATTTGTCATTCAATAGTGTTGCTGTGAATAAACGAGGgtatgcagtatttttttttcagtgctcacacacacactggcagagGGTAATTTTCTAGAATCTGGCAGCAATGCTGTTGCACTTCAGTCATTTTGTCTTAAAGTCTTTCCAACAATTTTTTCCAAGCaatttctgggcattttttctTCCCGTCAGATTCTTATTCAtcatttcactgcaatataaggTTCTGTAGCTCTACAGAAACAGCACGACCATGGATAGAAGTCCAaactgtcttttgtgcagtacaGCAAAcgtataatgccataaatcacgAAAAACCGGAAATCTAAATTAATTTGAGTTACGGGTAAATTCTTCAACTGCCACAGTTGTTTTCAGGGACTAAGATGGATTTAAATATACTGACTCaagtttgttttgtcattttcacaagAACTTTATTGAATTTAATAAATTGGTTCTTTATACAACATAAACATATTCAGACAGTCATCTTCCTCCTATAGTTTTGGGGGTCCAGCGAGCTTCCATCCTTCCATCTTTCCGACTTTTGTGAAGAAGGCCAGTGTACCTAGACCCAGGCATGCTGATGTACCAGTAATAGCACTGTGGGCTGGAAATGGATGCAAAGAAATAATTATTCCATGAACCACAGAGAGCATTTGGTTGCTAACAGGAATGCAGAAAATTACACCACAAAATCAAAGGCACACAACTATGTTTGTCATCGACCAGTTTCTAAGATCTGTGACATTTACAACAGGATCCAAACAACAATGCAGGTTGTGTTTTGCTAACTACtacataaaattacagaaatacagTATTCGGTGTGCCTCATCTGAGATCAGTTACATGCATGAGACCAGAATGGAACAGAAAATGTCTAGTGATTTGAGCAGCACAGAACTTTCTTGTAGTCTGCATTAGTCCTTACAGGACTAGAGCCTAAACATCAGTTTCATGGTAACAGTGGCTATGGAACAGGACTACAGTCTGAAaagtaatatttaaaaacacaggGTAAACACGTTTCTGAATATAGGGCATTTCATGCCAACTTACACTTGTAGCTCAAAACAGAtcttttgggggaaaaaatatgttcatgGGACCTTGTAAAGATGCTAAAGGTTGAtggaaaatatatttactggaaaaagaaaatattcatatcgGGTATACGGTGGcaagaaaaagtatgtgaaccttTTGGAATTTCAtggttttctgcattaatttgtCATAAAATATGATCTGATCTTCATCCAAAGTAAGATGTGCCTAAAATaactacacacaaaaaaattctgatctTCCATGTCTTTATTgtgaacaaccacaaaaacctcatagtactagtggaaaaagtatgtgaaccctTGAGTTAATGACCTCAAAAGCTAACTGGAGTCAGGTGTTGGCATACCTGGAATCTTGTTAAGAAAATGAGTTTGGAGGTGTGGACTAGAGCTACTTTGATGATAAAAACGTCTCAAACTTTTTGAGTTATTAATTCCAAGGGTTCACTTACTTCTTCCGCGACCATTTTGAATGTTGAATAAGTATGTTCAATAAAGACAtgaaatatcagatttttttattttagacacATTATATTTATTGGTCTCCTTGAATTAGATGAAGATCTAATAACATTTTATgacaaattaatgcaaaaaattgtgaaattccAAAGGGTTCAAATACTTTTTCTTGtcggtgtatatatataaaaaaaggaTGTTATAGTGctttatcattaaatattttttgtaatagCAATTTCAATTTGTTTCACTGGCTGTAATATTCCATTCAGTCGTTTCATTTTATAGTTATGCATTTATATGATGTTgactacaaaaactgaaaatacaaaaattatgATATGACGACATAATCAGGGATTCCAACACAGgcatgatataaaaaaaaaaaagagaactactcaaaattggaattaaaaaaatgtggcaGCACAATATTACCATGTAACAAAGGTCTGTGCCAGTATACACttagataaaaaaagaaattatattaCTCAAATACTCAGTACTACATACTCAGATCATTAATAGAGAAACCAATGTTTAGTAgtaaatattgtttaatttttcttattAGAAATGGTAACATCTGAATTTTATGCAGTCAATATTTACACCAACCAGGCATAACATTacgaccacctgcctaatattgtgttggtccccccttttgctgccaaaatagCCCTGACCCATTGAGGCATgaactagacccctgaaggtgtgctgtggtatctggcaacAAGATATTAGTaacagatcctttaagtcctgttgccaggtggggcctccatggatcggacttgtttgtccagcataTCTCACAAATgctggattggattgagatctggggaatttggaggccaagtcaacaccttaaACTTGgagttgtgctcctcaaaccattcctgaaccatttttgctttgcgGAACGGCACATTATtatgctgaaagaggccacagccatcagggaataccgtttacatgaaagggtgtacatggtctgcaacaatgcttaggtaggtggtacgtgtcatAGTAATATCCACATGGATGCCAGGACCAAAGGTTTCCCAGTAGAACATTGCTCAAAGCATCACAACACTGCCTCTACCgtcttgccttcttcccatagtgcatcctggtgtcatgtgttccccaggtaagcaATGCATCCAGCCATCCAAGTGATGTAAAAGAAAgcgtgattcatcagaccaggccaccttcttccatcgCTCCGTGATCCAGTTCTGATGATCACATGCCCATTGTTGACACTTTCGGCGGTGCACAGGGGTTAGCATGGGaaaccctgactggtctgcgaCTATACAGCCCCATACACAAtaaactgtgatgcactgtgtattctgacacctttctatcagaaccagcattaaatTCTTCAGCAATCTGGGTAAGagtagctcatctgttggaCCACACGGGCCAGCCTTCCCTCCCCACATGCATCAATGAGCCTGTTGctggttctccactgttccttccttggaccacttttgatagatactgaccactgcagactggGAACatcccacaagagctgcagttgtgGAGATGCTTTGACGCAGTCATGTAACCACCACAATTTGGTCCTTGTCAAACTGACTGAAATCCTTacgcttgcccatttttcctgcttctaacacatcaagtTTGAGGACAAAATGCTCATTTCCTGCCTAATATAGCCAACCCACTAACACGTATCATGATGAAAAGACAATCAgtgtcattcacttcacctgtcagtggtcataatgttatgcctgatcgctGTATATGTACCAGCAGTTCAATAATGCTATCAATGTCCAATAAAGTAATTTCGCTAAAACCAACCTTAGGccgacacacagacacacacattttgcCTTTATAAAACTGCACTGTAACGCTTAAAGCCCACACCTCTTGTATTGTGAAATGTTTAGACTTTAAACAAGCAGAGTGCTGCAGAGATTAGCTCGTTCAAATATGTTGTTCTGACTTAATATTCCTGGCAGAGTTTAACGCAAGTCAGAACGACTGAGCATATTTTTGACATACAGCCCTCTTAATGGATGAgatctgtttgtttattttacaaatggaGAAGCTGCTGTGGCACGGAGTTGCATTAGCTTTAAGAACATGAACATCAAATGAAAAGCGACTGTCTTGCCCTCAAGTGTTGCAATGGTGTGACTAATACAACAGGTGCTGAcaagtgagtttttttttttttttttttttttgcagactctTGGACAGTGCAGCAGACAGAACTTTCATGATATGCCTAGCATTGACTCTTGACCACCCCTTAAAAAGAAAAGGGTTTTGTATTTGGGTCACACAAGTCACCAAAACTGGTGTGAAAAAAGCGACATTTGCCAAAAACCAAGCAGTTTGCATCCCTAAGTAAtgtaacatttttctttcttttgttgcaGTAGAAGAATATTTTCAGGTCTTGTGTTCTCTCCCAGACTGATACTCACTTCTGGCCCCCAGAAAGATCCCTGAGGCACAGCCCCCAACAAAATAATTCAGGGGATCATCTGGCGCTTCACGAGCCTGAGCAGTGAGACAAGTTGTCATTCCAAAGATCGCTCCCATGGTGGCTGGCACAACAAAGAGAGACACTCATTTTAGAATTTCAAGTTTCAATTTCATTTCAGTCATCCTGAGCAATTAGTGGAATTCAAAGTTAAGCACTTAAGCTTGTTAAGATCAGTCACGTGACTGA encodes the following:
- the ndufa11 gene encoding NADH dehydrogenase [ubiquinone] 1 alpha subcomplex subunit 11, whose protein sequence is MGYWDVPEGTDCVEKTWITTKLGTALGLVGSAYHIVAFQPDSALAALQRATSATVTMATMGAIFGMTTCLTAQAREAPDDPLNYFVGGCASGIFLGARTHSAITGTSACLGLGTLAFFTKVGKMEGWKLAGPPKL